The Terriglobales bacterium genome window below encodes:
- a CDS encoding TlpA disulfide reductase family protein, with translation MPALISGSRAPEFSLNLMGQPSKFSLEKARSQGPVLAAFFKVTCPTCQLAFPYLERMFAAYGNGKAQMIGISQDGPADTTAFAQQYGVEFPIGLDEIGKYPVSNAYGLTNVPTVFWISPEGKVEFSSVGWDKKDMERLNQQYAAAAGKPKIELFKPGDTAPDFKPG, from the coding sequence ATGCCTGCTTTAATCTCCGGAAGCCGCGCGCCGGAATTCTCGCTCAATCTGATGGGGCAACCCTCGAAATTTTCTCTCGAAAAAGCCCGTTCGCAAGGACCGGTGCTGGCTGCATTTTTTAAGGTCACCTGTCCGACCTGTCAGTTGGCCTTTCCTTATCTGGAGCGTATGTTTGCGGCTTATGGCAACGGCAAGGCGCAGATGATCGGCATCTCGCAGGATGGCCCCGCTGATACCACGGCTTTCGCACAACAGTACGGCGTGGAATTTCCCATTGGGCTGGATGAAATCGGCAAATATCCGGTCTCTAATGCTTACGGGCTGACCAATGTTCCCACTGTGTTCTGGATTTCGCCCGAGGGCAAAGTCGAATTCTCCAGCGTGGGCTGGGACAAGAAAGACATGGAGCGGCTGAATCAGCAGTACGCCGCGGCCGCCGGTAAGCCGAAGATCGAACTGTTCAAACCCGGCGACACTGCCCCCGATTTCAAACCTGGTTGA